A genomic region of Leptolyngbya sp. NIES-2104 contains the following coding sequences:
- a CDS encoding pre-16S rRNA-processing nuclease YqgF — translation MAEQPVILGFDPGRQKCGLAVMGVDRRLYYHEVISAEGAIPTIESLRDRFPVSLLVMGDQTSSKEWKRRLAEELTDLRVVTVDERNSSLEARDRFWQMYPPKGFSRLIPEGMRSPPRPIDDIVAILLIERYLERLVS, via the coding sequence ATGGCGGAACAGCCAGTGATTTTGGGATTTGATCCAGGGCGGCAAAAGTGCGGTTTAGCGGTGATGGGGGTCGATCGAAGACTTTACTACCATGAAGTGATCAGTGCAGAGGGAGCGATTCCGACGATCGAATCCTTGCGCGATCGCTTTCCAGTTTCGCTATTAGTGATGGGCGATCAGACTTCTTCAAAAGAATGGAAACGGCGACTAGCTGAGGAATTAACCGATTTGCGTGTGGTAACGGTCGATGAGCGCAATAGTTCATTAGAGGCACGCGATCGTTTTTGGCAAATGTATCCTCCAAAGGGGTTCAGCCGTTTGATTCCTGAAGGAATGCGATCGCCCCCCAGACCGATCGATGATATTGTGGCGATTTTGTTAATTGAGCGATATCTAGAACGCTTGGTGAGTTAA